In Lentibacillus amyloliquefaciens, one DNA window encodes the following:
- the recG gene encoding ATP-dependent DNA helicase RecG: MITDPVTALKGVGEKFASDLAEMGIHTVEDLLNYFPYRYDVFEIKPLNELIHEDKVTIEGRVVHKPSLNFYGKKKSRLSFNVEVEEVAVKAVMFNRAFAQKQLNAGDTVTLTGKWDAHRLQITISNYKKGPASEQSAIQPMYSLKGDVTNYKVKNAVQSSLNTYLGEIEEILPERYLKAYKLPDRASAVRLMHFPANRINLKHARRRFIYEEFLLFQLKMQMLRKIISESTTGNAQHYDASTLNVFINSFPFSFTKAQQKSLNQILADMKSPYRMSRLLQGDVGSGKTAVAEVCLFASITAGKQGAFMVPTEILAEQHFQSLSETFSDKASIALLTGSVKGKKRKETLEAIENHEVDIVVGTHALIQDDVFFDDLGFVIVDEQHRFGVEQRRALREKGLNPDVLFMTATPIPRTLAITAFGDMDVSVIDEMPSGRKTIETYWAKENTFERILQFIAKHIQDGEQAYVICPLIEESDKLDIQNAVDLYHQLEDYYADSLHVGLMHGRLQTDEKDAVMKQFASGEVDILVSTTVVEVGVNVTNATIMVIYDAERFGLSQLHQLRGRVGRGEKQSYCILIADPKGETGKERMRIMTETNNGFELSEQDLKLRGPGDFFGKKQSGLPEFKVADMIHDYRALETARQDAEEIIEQELLTNDPSFNSLRTYLDNNAVFHEKLD; encoded by the coding sequence ATGATAACAGACCCTGTAACAGCGCTTAAAGGTGTTGGCGAAAAATTCGCATCTGATCTGGCGGAAATGGGCATCCATACGGTAGAAGATCTGCTTAATTATTTCCCTTATCGCTATGATGTATTCGAAATCAAACCGCTTAACGAATTGATTCATGAAGATAAAGTCACCATCGAGGGAAGGGTTGTTCATAAGCCTTCCCTTAATTTTTATGGCAAAAAGAAATCTCGACTGTCTTTTAATGTTGAAGTGGAAGAGGTGGCAGTGAAAGCTGTCATGTTTAACAGGGCATTTGCTCAAAAGCAGCTGAACGCAGGTGACACTGTGACACTGACAGGCAAATGGGATGCGCACCGGCTGCAAATTACGATAAGCAATTATAAAAAAGGCCCGGCAAGCGAGCAGTCCGCTATTCAGCCAATGTATTCACTGAAAGGTGACGTTACCAATTATAAAGTAAAAAATGCAGTTCAGAGCTCCCTTAATACTTATCTTGGGGAAATCGAAGAAATTCTGCCCGAACGTTATCTCAAAGCCTATAAACTGCCGGATAGAGCTTCTGCTGTTAGGCTAATGCACTTTCCGGCAAACAGAATTAACTTGAAACATGCCCGGCGGCGCTTTATATACGAAGAGTTTTTGCTGTTTCAGCTTAAAATGCAAATGCTCAGAAAAATAATAAGTGAATCAACCACTGGAAATGCCCAGCATTATGATGCTTCCACCCTTAATGTCTTTATAAACAGTTTCCCTTTTTCCTTTACAAAGGCCCAGCAAAAATCATTGAATCAGATTTTAGCTGATATGAAATCGCCGTACCGAATGAGCCGTCTGCTGCAGGGAGACGTCGGCTCTGGTAAAACGGCGGTAGCTGAAGTGTGTCTTTTTGCCTCGATTACTGCCGGCAAGCAGGGTGCTTTCATGGTTCCAACTGAGATTCTGGCAGAACAGCATTTTCAATCACTCAGCGAAACTTTTTCTGACAAAGCTTCAATTGCTTTATTGACCGGTTCTGTTAAGGGAAAGAAACGAAAGGAAACTCTTGAAGCGATTGAAAATCATGAAGTAGATATTGTGGTTGGCACCCACGCTTTAATCCAGGACGATGTGTTTTTCGATGATTTGGGGTTTGTCATTGTCGATGAACAGCACCGGTTTGGGGTTGAACAACGCCGGGCATTGCGGGAAAAGGGACTTAATCCCGACGTGTTGTTTATGACGGCAACGCCAATTCCAAGAACATTGGCCATTACGGCATTCGGTGATATGGATGTATCAGTAATTGACGAAATGCCATCAGGACGCAAAACGATTGAAACGTATTGGGCTAAAGAAAACACATTTGAACGAATCTTGCAGTTTATTGCCAAACACATCCAAGATGGAGAGCAAGCTTATGTTATTTGTCCTTTGATTGAAGAATCGGACAAACTTGATATTCAAAATGCTGTGGATTTATATCATCAGCTTGAAGACTATTATGCTGATTCACTTCATGTAGGCCTGATGCATGGCAGGCTTCAAACAGATGAAAAAGATGCTGTCATGAAGCAATTTGCAAGTGGTGAAGTGGATATTCTCGTTTCCACTACTGTTGTAGAAGTCGGTGTGAATGTTACCAATGCGACAATTATGGTCATATATGATGCGGAACGGTTCGGCCTTTCTCAATTGCATCAGCTTAGAGGCCGTGTCGGACGCGGAGAAAAACAGAGTTATTGCATTCTGATTGCCGATCCCAAAGGTGAAACAGGGAAAGAACGGATGCGGATTATGACCGAAACGAATAACGGGTTTGAACTGTCCGAACAAGATCTGAAGCTCCGTGGTCCAGGTGATTTTTTCGGAAAAAAACAGAGCGGTCTTCCGGAATTTAAAGTGGCCGATATGATTCATGATTACCGCGCTTTAGAAACAGCCCGTCAGGATGCAGAAGAAATTATTGAACAAGAATTGCTGACCAATGATCCCAGTTTCAACTCACTGAGAACTTATTTGGACAATAATGCTGTGTTTCACGAAAAATTGGATTGA
- the sdaAA gene encoding L-serine ammonia-lyase, iron-sulfur-dependent, subunit alpha, which produces MFRTAAELVEIAEKDNILISEVMIRQEMDMKEKSREEVFSEMEKNLEVMEQAVENSLKGVKSVTGLTGGDAVKVQDYMKNSTPLSGNIMMDAVSKAMGTNEVNAAMGTICATPTAGSAGCVPGTLFAVKNQLNPSHEQMVRYLFTSGAFGFVVANNSFISGAAGGCQAEVGSAGAMASAAIVEMAGGTPQQSADAFAMTLKNMLGLVCDPVAGLVEVPCVKRNAGGSSLAIVSADLALAGVTSTIPCDEVIGAMYRIGKQMPSSLRETGEGGLADTPTGRLLKEKIIGMSV; this is translated from the coding sequence ATGTTTCGTACAGCTGCTGAATTAGTGGAAATTGCTGAAAAAGATAATATATTGATCTCAGAAGTTATGATTCGACAAGAGATGGATATGAAAGAAAAATCTCGTGAAGAGGTATTTTCCGAAATGGAAAAGAACCTCGAAGTCATGGAACAAGCCGTTGAAAATAGTCTGAAAGGCGTGAAATCTGTAACAGGTCTTACCGGTGGTGATGCAGTCAAAGTACAGGACTATATGAAAAACAGCACACCACTGTCAGGTAACATCATGATGGACGCAGTCAGTAAAGCGATGGGCACCAATGAGGTGAATGCAGCAATGGGCACGATTTGTGCAACCCCGACAGCAGGAAGCGCCGGATGTGTTCCCGGAACATTATTTGCCGTTAAAAATCAGTTGAACCCATCCCATGAACAGATGGTGCGGTATCTATTCACATCAGGTGCATTCGGTTTTGTTGTTGCCAATAATTCCTTTATCTCGGGTGCTGCAGGCGGCTGCCAGGCAGAAGTGGGATCGGCTGGTGCAATGGCATCAGCAGCGATCGTTGAAATGGCAGGCGGAACTCCTCAACAATCAGCTGATGCGTTTGCCATGACCTTAAAAAATATGCTCGGACTTGTTTGTGATCCCGTTGCGGGTCTTGTTGAAGTACCGTGTGTCAAACGAAATGCGGGAGGTTCATCGCTTGCCATCGTTTCTGCGGACCTTGCACTTGCAGGTGTGACGAGCACAATTCCGTGCGATGAAGTAATCGGTGCCATGTACCGTATCGGAAAGCAGATGCCATCCAGTTTACGTGAAACAGGGGAAGGCGGACTTGCAGATACACCTACCGGCCGCCTGTTGAAAGAGAAAATAATCGGAATGTCAGTTTAA
- a CDS encoding DAK2 domain-containing protein: MASEELNGKKFTQMVLSGAHHLKNNAEKIDTLNVFPVPDGDTGTNMNLSITSGADEVKKLKGENISEVANAFSKGLLMGARGNSGVILSQLFRGFAKGMDKKETLSAEELANAFDNGVATAYKAVMKPVEGTILTVAKDAAEMAVLESETEKDVIVLMEKVVREAKASLKRTPELLPVLKEVGVVDSGGQGLVTIYEGFLAALKGEEVPEAETDDIEMDEMVNAQHHKIAQDFMDTSEIEYGYCTEFMVRFEDEKLKEHPFDEETFRKELSEHGDSLLVVSDDELVKVHVHAEYPGEVMTLGQRFGSLTNMKIENMRDQHTAIVDGEKERATQAGRTEYGIVTVAMGSGIKEMFESLGATVVLEGGQTMNPSTQDITEAITGANADNVLILPNNKNIVMAAEQATDLADANATVVPTKTIPQGIGALLAFHPDATIDENGEAMEAAGKEIKSGQVTYAVRDTQINGITIEKDHFMGLADGEIKASHKDQLETVKSLLGEMITEDDEILTILQGEDASAEDVKVIKRYVEDNYKDIEIEHHKGDQPIYSFIFSVE; this comes from the coding sequence GTGGCGTCAGAAGAATTAAACGGCAAGAAGTTTACACAAATGGTGCTCTCAGGTGCGCATCACTTGAAAAACAACGCAGAAAAGATAGATACATTAAATGTTTTCCCTGTTCCCGACGGTGATACTGGTACCAACATGAATCTATCCATCACTTCCGGGGCAGACGAGGTTAAAAAACTGAAGGGCGAAAATATATCAGAAGTTGCCAATGCTTTTTCAAAAGGATTATTAATGGGCGCACGAGGTAATTCCGGTGTTATTCTTTCACAGTTGTTCCGCGGGTTCGCCAAAGGAATGGATAAAAAAGAAACGCTATCAGCTGAAGAATTGGCCAATGCATTTGACAACGGTGTGGCGACAGCTTATAAAGCGGTTATGAAACCTGTTGAAGGTACGATTTTGACGGTTGCCAAAGATGCGGCGGAAATGGCAGTGTTGGAATCTGAAACAGAAAAAGATGTAATCGTTTTAATGGAAAAGGTTGTAAGAGAAGCTAAAGCGTCATTGAAGCGTACACCGGAGCTTTTGCCTGTCCTTAAAGAAGTCGGCGTTGTTGACTCGGGAGGACAAGGTCTCGTGACGATCTATGAAGGCTTTTTGGCTGCTCTGAAAGGTGAAGAAGTACCTGAAGCGGAAACAGATGATATTGAAATGGATGAAATGGTAAATGCTCAACACCACAAGATTGCTCAAGATTTCATGGACACCTCAGAAATCGAATATGGCTATTGCACGGAATTCATGGTCAGATTTGAAGATGAGAAGCTTAAGGAACACCCTTTTGATGAGGAAACATTCCGTAAAGAATTAAGCGAACATGGTGACTCGCTGCTCGTTGTTTCAGATGATGAGCTTGTTAAAGTACATGTTCATGCTGAATATCCCGGGGAAGTGATGACACTTGGACAACGTTTTGGCTCCTTAACCAATATGAAAATTGAAAACATGCGTGATCAGCATACAGCCATAGTTGACGGGGAGAAGGAACGAGCGACACAAGCTGGAAGGACTGAATATGGTATTGTAACGGTTGCGATGGGATCAGGGATCAAGGAAATGTTTGAAAGCCTGGGTGCAACTGTCGTTCTTGAAGGCGGACAAACCATGAACCCAAGCACTCAGGATATTACAGAAGCTATCACCGGGGCAAATGCGGATAATGTACTAATCCTTCCAAATAATAAAAACATTGTCATGGCAGCCGAGCAGGCAACTGATTTGGCAGATGCGAATGCAACAGTCGTCCCGACAAAAACAATCCCACAAGGAATCGGTGCATTGCTGGCCTTCCATCCGGACGCGACAATTGACGAAAACGGTGAAGCAATGGAAGCTGCAGGCAAAGAGATAAAGTCCGGACAAGTTACATATGCAGTCCGCGACACGCAAATTAATGGTATCACAATTGAAAAGGACCATTTTATGGGTTTGGCTGACGGCGAAATTAAAGCGTCCCACAAGGATCAGCTGGAGACTGTTAAATCATTGCTCGGTGAAATGATTACGGAAGATGATGAGATTCTTACCATTTTACAAGGTGAAGATGCAAGTGCTGAAGATGTAAAAGTGATTAAGCGGTATGTAGAAGATAACTATAAGGATATTGAAATCGAACATCATAAAGGTGATCAGCCAATTTATTCGTTCATTTTTTCAGTGGAATAA
- the fapR gene encoding transcription factor FapR: protein MKISKVERQRLLKETIENTPFITDEKLADKFNVSIQTIRLDRMELSIPELRVRIKSVAADQWKETVKALPLDEVIGEIIDLDLDKRAISILEIREEHVFSRNKIARGHHLFAQANSLAVAVINDELALTAKSEIKFTRQVTAGERVVAKAYVEKVNAKGLTAVRVDSFVDNEKVFTGLFHMYRSNDSKGDI, encoded by the coding sequence ATGAAAATCAGTAAAGTGGAGCGGCAACGGTTATTAAAAGAAACCATTGAAAATACACCATTTATAACCGATGAAAAATTAGCAGATAAGTTCAATGTCAGCATACAGACGATAAGGCTTGACCGCATGGAGCTTTCTATACCGGAGCTTCGCGTGCGGATAAAATCCGTCGCTGCTGATCAATGGAAGGAAACGGTTAAAGCACTTCCTCTGGATGAAGTGATAGGGGAAATCATTGATTTGGACCTTGATAAGCGGGCCATCTCAATACTGGAAATAAGAGAAGAGCACGTTTTTTCCCGAAACAAGATCGCGCGCGGTCATCATCTGTTTGCCCAGGCGAATTCGCTGGCGGTAGCTGTTATTAATGATGAACTTGCGTTGACCGCCAAATCAGAAATCAAGTTCACAAGACAGGTTACAGCGGGTGAACGTGTCGTGGCCAAAGCGTATGTGGAGAAAGTAAACGCTAAAGGTTTGACCGCAGTTCGTGTTGATAGTTTTGTCGATAATGAAAAAGTGTTTACCGGATTATTTCATATGTATCGTTCAAACGACTCAAAAGGGGACATTTAG
- the rpe gene encoding ribulose-phosphate 3-epimerase — translation MTKIAPSILSADFSKLKNEIQDVEQGGADYIHVDVMDGHFVPNITIGPLIVESIKPYTGLPLDVHLMIENPDKYIPVFAEAGASIITVHQETCPHLHRTIQLIKSHDVKTGVVINPATPAEMIRDILQEVDLVLLMTVNPGFGGQAFIPEVLQKVKQIAAWRENRQLNFEIEVDGGINQKTAELCAEAGADVLVAGSAVFKQENRRKAIEEIACAAGKAE, via the coding sequence ATGACGAAAATAGCACCTTCCATTTTATCCGCAGATTTTTCGAAGCTGAAAAATGAAATTCAGGATGTCGAACAAGGTGGTGCCGATTATATTCATGTTGATGTAATGGACGGCCATTTTGTCCCGAATATTACAATCGGCCCGCTGATTGTTGAATCAATCAAGCCGTATACAGGATTGCCATTGGACGTCCATTTGATGATTGAGAACCCTGATAAGTACATACCGGTATTCGCTGAAGCCGGTGCTTCAATTATTACCGTGCACCAAGAGACTTGTCCGCACCTGCACCGAACGATTCAGCTGATAAAGAGTCATGATGTAAAGACAGGCGTGGTTATTAATCCCGCAACACCTGCTGAAATGATTCGCGACATTTTACAGGAAGTCGATCTTGTATTGCTAATGACGGTGAACCCAGGGTTTGGCGGTCAGGCATTCATTCCCGAAGTCCTTCAAAAAGTAAAACAGATAGCTGCATGGCGAGAAAATCGACAATTGAATTTTGAAATTGAAGTCGATGGCGGCATTAATCAAAAAACAGCTGAATTATGTGCTGAAGCCGGTGCAGATGTGCTTGTAGCAGGCAGTGCAGTTTTTAAACAGGAAAATCGCAGAAAAGCAATTGAAGAAATTGCTTGTGCAGCAGGAAAGGCAGAATAA
- the sdaAB gene encoding L-serine ammonia-lyase, iron-sulfur-dependent subunit beta, with translation MKFNSVFDIIGPVMIGPSSSHTAGAVRIGKAARNLFGKEPKWARIHLYESFAKTYKGHGTDFALAGGLLGFDTDDPRMNQALEIAKERGLEIEFIEDSAGVDHPNTARLMIGDEDDQVELVGISIGGGKVEITELNGFELRLSGNHPAILIMHNDRFGAIASVTEILAKHEINIGHMEVNRKDVGKEALMVIEVDQNVEDSILKELEGADHIEQISKIVS, from the coding sequence GTGAAATTTAATTCAGTATTTGACATAATCGGACCCGTCATGATTGGTCCGTCGAGTTCACATACAGCAGGTGCTGTACGGATCGGAAAAGCGGCACGCAATTTATTTGGAAAAGAACCGAAATGGGCCAGGATCCATTTGTATGAATCGTTTGCGAAAACGTATAAAGGTCACGGGACGGATTTTGCTTTAGCCGGCGGGTTATTAGGATTCGATACAGATGACCCACGTATGAACCAGGCGCTTGAAATTGCTAAAGAGCGCGGGCTTGAAATCGAGTTTATTGAAGACAGTGCCGGTGTTGATCATCCGAATACAGCCAGGCTGATGATAGGGGATGAAGACGATCAAGTTGAACTCGTCGGTATCTCTATTGGCGGCGGAAAAGTTGAGATAACCGAATTAAATGGATTTGAATTGCGTCTGTCCGGTAATCACCCTGCGATTTTAATTATGCACAATGACCGGTTCGGGGCGATTGCATCGGTTACGGAAATCTTGGCCAAACATGAAATCAATATCGGTCATATGGAAGTGAATCGTAAGGATGTCGGGAAAGAAGCGTTGATGGTAATTGAAGTCGACCAGAATGTTGAAGACAGTATACTAAAAGAACTGGAAGGCGCTGACCATATCGAGCAAATCTCTAAAATTGTGAGTTAA
- a CDS encoding NCS2 family permease translates to MFNRNSTRFKTNGRTWRREISAGLIGYLTTVYIVAVNSSILSEAGVSLETGMIATILASFTGTILMGLYAKLPLILIPGMGINALFAFSIVGSTGLTFQEGLAVVLVAAILFLITAFTKLGVVLKEAIPESLKHAITVGLGFFLILIGLENSGLVVSGEQTIITIGDFTSPEFIASLLTLFVAIFLFMKNIPANFLVTMLSGTFIAYLFGLLEMNKNSIDVNTGDVLFIPSFTAAGDFEFWLAVFPLTIILIFENMGLLHGQLHMLKRQNSYSKAYQVTAFSSLLSAFFGTSPTVSAAENAAVISSDGRTGKAALTAGVLFLATLSIIPWISMIPNTAISPILIIVGVLMAQNLKNIPLDDLSEALPAFLITAMIPFTYSIADGMAFGFIAYPIVKIAMKKQKELSPVLTVISALFLLYFVMKIAGI, encoded by the coding sequence ATGTTTAATCGAAACAGCACGCGTTTCAAAACCAATGGAAGAACATGGCGGAGAGAAATCAGTGCCGGGTTAATCGGCTACTTGACGACGGTTTATATTGTTGCCGTGAACAGTTCGATTCTCAGTGAAGCTGGTGTCTCCCTTGAAACCGGGATGATTGCAACCATTCTTGCCAGTTTTACCGGCACGATTCTGATGGGGTTGTATGCAAAATTGCCATTAATACTTATCCCCGGCATGGGTATAAACGCTCTTTTTGCTTTTTCAATTGTGGGAAGCACAGGGCTGACTTTCCAGGAAGGACTTGCGGTTGTTCTTGTAGCTGCAATCCTCTTTCTTATCACAGCATTTACAAAACTTGGCGTTGTATTAAAAGAAGCAATCCCTGAATCACTGAAACATGCTATCACTGTCGGGCTTGGTTTCTTTTTGATTCTGATCGGTCTGGAAAACAGCGGCCTTGTCGTCAGTGGCGAGCAAACCATCATTACAATTGGTGATTTTACGTCACCTGAATTCATTGCAAGTCTTTTGACGCTTTTTGTTGCGATATTTTTATTTATGAAAAATATCCCGGCTAACTTTCTCGTGACCATGTTAAGCGGAACATTTATTGCTTATCTGTTTGGACTTTTGGAGATGAATAAAAATTCTATCGATGTGAACACAGGTGATGTACTTTTCATCCCTTCGTTCACCGCGGCAGGTGATTTTGAATTTTGGCTGGCTGTTTTCCCATTGACCATTATTCTTATTTTTGAAAACATGGGTTTATTACACGGTCAGCTTCACATGCTAAAAAGGCAAAACAGCTACAGTAAAGCTTATCAGGTTACGGCTTTCTCATCATTGTTGAGCGCATTTTTCGGAACATCTCCTACTGTTTCAGCAGCAGAAAATGCAGCGGTCATCAGCTCTGATGGAAGAACCGGAAAAGCTGCCCTAACAGCCGGCGTTTTATTTTTGGCAACGTTAAGCATCATTCCATGGATTTCGATGATTCCAAATACAGCTATAAGTCCGATACTGATTATTGTCGGTGTATTGATGGCTCAAAATCTGAAAAATATTCCATTGGATGATTTATCAGAAGCACTTCCTGCATTTCTGATCACAGCCATGATTCCATTCACCTACAGCATTGCTGACGGTATGGCATTCGGATTTATTGCATACCCAATCGTAAAAATCGCAATGAAAAAACAGAAAGAACTTTCACCGGTATTGACCGTTATATCTGCATTGTTTCTGCTTTACTTTGTCATGAAAATTGCGGGCATTTAA
- the spoVM gene encoding stage V sporulation protein SpoVM, translating to MKFYTIKLPRFVGGFVRVIAGVFKKDK from the coding sequence ATGAAATTTTATACTATTAAGCTCCCGAGGTTTGTCGGCGGTTTTGTAAGGGTTATCGCCGGTGTGTTTAAAAAAGATAAGTAG
- a CDS encoding thiamine diphosphokinase, which produces MVYVAIMGNGPKDLIPDLSRYETTIDIWIGADRGALTLLENNIMPDYAVGDFDSMAEADKDTVRKQAKVFDPYPSEKDETDLEIALKQAYTLKPDKLYLFGVTGGRLDHALINIQLLYSIMDQGIQGIIADHQNLLELSEPGSHKINYDQHYSIISFIPFTPCVKGLTLEGFYYKLSDETISWGSTLCISNQLISDFGTFSYDEGILLVIKSRDV; this is translated from the coding sequence GTGGTATATGTTGCAATTATGGGAAACGGCCCAAAAGATTTAATTCCGGACCTTTCCCGATATGAAACAACAATAGATATATGGATTGGTGCTGATCGGGGCGCTTTGACGTTATTGGAAAACAATATCATGCCGGATTATGCTGTGGGTGACTTTGATTCCATGGCTGAAGCCGATAAAGATACGGTTCGAAAGCAGGCAAAAGTGTTTGATCCGTATCCTTCTGAAAAGGATGAGACTGATCTTGAAATTGCATTGAAACAGGCATATACCCTGAAACCTGATAAATTGTATCTGTTTGGTGTAACAGGCGGGCGTCTTGATCATGCCTTAATTAATATTCAATTACTGTATTCGATTATGGATCAGGGAATACAAGGTATAATAGCTGATCATCAGAATCTTCTTGAGCTATCGGAGCCAGGGTCACATAAAATCAATTATGATCAGCATTATTCCATTATTTCTTTTATCCCGTTCACGCCTTGTGTAAAAGGGCTGACTCTGGAAGGATTTTATTATAAATTGTCCGATGAAACCATTTCCTGGGGATCGACTCTCTGTATTTCCAACCAGCTTATTTCAGATTTTGGTACTTTTTCATACGATGAAGGCATATTATTAGTAATAAAGAGCCGTGATGTCTGA
- the rpmB gene encoding 50S ribosomal protein L28, with product MAKKCTVTGRKTRTGNNRSHAMNATKRNFKSNVQKVRIMVDGKPKRVYVSARALKSGKVQRV from the coding sequence ATGGCTAAAAAATGCACTGTAACTGGACGTAAAACCCGTACCGGAAATAATCGGTCCCACGCTATGAACGCAACGAAACGTAATTTTAAATCCAATGTGCAAAAAGTGCGTATTATGGTAGATGGCAAACCAAAGCGCGTATATGTATCTGCCCGTGCTTTAAAATCAGGCAAAGTACAACGCGTTTAA
- a CDS encoding Asp23/Gls24 family envelope stress response protein, which produces MSIELNTNDGQVTITNDVISTIAGGAAVECYGIVGMASKSQIRDGIAEILRKENFSKGVIVRQVEDHLHIDMYIIVSYGTKISEVAHNVQSQVKYTLSKSLGLEIDSVNIYIQGVRVSKD; this is translated from the coding sequence ATGTCCATAGAGTTAAATACAAACGATGGTCAAGTAACCATCACAAATGATGTGATTTCTACAATCGCCGGGGGAGCGGCTGTCGAGTGCTATGGAATTGTCGGCATGGCATCAAAAAGTCAAATCAGGGACGGAATAGCTGAAATTCTCAGGAAAGAGAACTTTTCAAAAGGTGTTATAGTCAGGCAAGTTGAAGATCACCTCCATATCGATATGTATATTATCGTCAGTTATGGCACAAAAATTTCAGAAGTAGCCCATAATGTACAGTCTCAGGTTAAATATACACTGAGTAAATCTTTAGGGCTTGAGATTGATTCGGTTAATATTTATATACAAGGTGTCCGGGTGTCTAAGGATTAA